From a single Streptomyces sp. NBC_01264 genomic region:
- a CDS encoding PTS glucose/sucrose transporter subunit IIB, which translates to MTKRTALVGRSGDRRTRAGAGCQSDSFFVELREKHMATKAEKIVAGLGGIENIEEVEGCITRLRTEVIDPSKVDEAALKAAGAHGVVKMGTAIQVVIGTDADPIAADIEDMM; encoded by the coding sequence GTGACGAAGCGGACCGCCCTGGTTGGTCGGTCGGGCGACAGGCGTACACGCGCCGGCGCCGGATGTCAGTCGGACTCGTTCTTCGTAGAACTCAGGGAGAAACACATGGCCACCAAGGCTGAGAAGATCGTCGCCGGGCTCGGCGGCATCGAGAACATCGAAGAGGTCGAGGGCTGCATCACCCGCCTGCGCACCGAGGTCATCGACCCGAGCAAGGTCGACGAGGCCGCGCTGAAGGCCGCCGGCGCCCACGGCGTCGTCAAGATGGGCACCGCGATCCAGGTCGTCATCGGCACCGACGCCGACCCGATCGCCGCCGACATCGAAGACATGATGTGA
- a CDS encoding PTS transporter subunit EIIC — translation MSASSAAAVPQQKWWNGLFQGLQKMGRSLQLPIAVLPAAGILNRFGQDDVFGKDGLGWTNVAKVMAAAGGALLNADIGLPLLFCIGVAIGLAKKADGSTALAAVVGFLVYRGVLHAFPKSCPEGTRDIQGACLGAGDAFSEYTYQNPGVFGGIVMGWLAAWFWMRYHRVKLVDWLGFFNGRRLVPIIMTFVAIAFAVICLWIWPPIGDALESFSDWLVGLGSVGAGIFGLANRALLVIGLHQFLNVPVWFQFGSYTKPDGQTVHGDIPMFLAGDPNAGQFLTGFFPIMMFALPAAALAITHCAKPERRKEVGGLMLSVGLTSFVTGITEPLEYSFLFLAPALYAVHAVLTGVSMAVTWAFGVKDGFTFSAGLIDYAINWGLATKPWMIIPIGLCFAVVYYAVFRFAITKWDIKTPGRESDEDIAAMEGENTKA, via the coding sequence ATGAGCGCGAGCAGCGCCGCAGCAGTGCCACAGCAGAAGTGGTGGAACGGCTTGTTCCAAGGGCTCCAGAAGATGGGTCGGAGCCTCCAGCTGCCGATCGCCGTGCTGCCGGCGGCGGGCATCCTGAACCGGTTCGGGCAGGACGACGTGTTCGGCAAGGACGGCCTGGGCTGGACGAACGTCGCCAAGGTCATGGCGGCCGCCGGCGGCGCCCTGCTCAACGCGGACATCGGCCTGCCGCTGCTCTTCTGCATCGGCGTCGCGATCGGCCTGGCCAAGAAGGCGGACGGCTCCACCGCCCTCGCGGCGGTGGTCGGGTTCCTCGTCTACCGGGGCGTGCTGCACGCCTTTCCCAAGTCCTGCCCGGAGGGGACCAGGGACATCCAGGGCGCCTGCCTGGGGGCGGGCGACGCCTTCAGCGAGTACACCTACCAGAACCCGGGGGTGTTCGGCGGCATCGTGATGGGCTGGCTGGCCGCCTGGTTCTGGATGCGCTACCACCGGGTCAAGCTGGTCGACTGGCTCGGCTTCTTCAACGGCCGCCGGCTGGTCCCGATCATCATGACCTTCGTGGCGATCGCGTTCGCCGTGATCTGCCTGTGGATCTGGCCGCCGATCGGCGACGCACTGGAGAGCTTCTCGGACTGGCTGGTGGGTCTGGGGTCGGTGGGCGCCGGCATCTTCGGACTCGCGAACCGCGCGCTGCTGGTGATCGGCCTGCACCAGTTCCTGAACGTGCCGGTGTGGTTCCAGTTCGGCAGCTACACCAAGCCGGACGGGCAGACGGTCCACGGTGACATCCCGATGTTCCTGGCGGGCGACCCGAACGCCGGCCAGTTCCTCACCGGCTTCTTCCCGATCATGATGTTCGCGCTGCCCGCGGCGGCGCTGGCCATCACGCACTGCGCGAAGCCTGAGCGGCGCAAGGAGGTCGGCGGCCTGATGCTGTCGGTCGGCCTGACCTCGTTCGTCACCGGCATCACCGAGCCGCTGGAGTACTCGTTCCTCTTCCTGGCCCCGGCGCTGTACGCGGTCCACGCGGTGCTGACCGGTGTGTCCATGGCGGTGACCTGGGCGTTCGGGGTGAAGGACGGCTTCACCTTCTCCGCGGGCCTGATCGACTACGCCATCAACTGGGGTCTGGCGACCAAGCCCTGGATGATCATTCCGATCGGCCTCTGCTTCGCGGTCGTCTACTACGCCGTCTTCCGCTTCGCGATCACCAAGTGGGACATCAAGACCCCCGGGCGGGAGTCCGACGAGGACATCGCGGCGATGGAGGGGGAGAACACGAAGGCATGA
- a CDS encoding PTS transporter subunit EIIC — translation MSTATAAPAKKRGSGLIQGLQKVGRSLQLPIAVLPAAGILLRLGQPDVFGKDGLGWGKVATVFATAGDAVFANLPLLFCIGVAIGFAKKADGSTALAALVGFLVYKNVLTAFPVTEAVINTTENKGVDVAATYNNPGVLGGIIMGLLAAVLWQRFHRTKLVDWLGFFNGRRLVPIIMAFVGVLVGVFFGLAWEPIGEVITNFGEWMTGLGSVGAGIFGLINRALIPIGMHQFVNAVAWFQIGDFTDATGAVVHGDLTRFFAGDPDAGMFMTGFFPIMMFGLPAAALAIAHSARPERRKAVTGMMVSLALTSFVTGVTEPIEFSFLFIAPVLYAIHAVLTAVSMAVTWALGVHAGFTFSAGLIDLGLGWNKATSPWMILPIGLVFAAVYYFGFRFAITKFNLPTPGRESDEELAEMEKAEAK, via the coding sequence ATGAGTACGGCCACCGCCGCTCCCGCCAAGAAGCGGGGCTCCGGCCTGATCCAGGGTCTGCAGAAGGTCGGCCGCAGCCTTCAGCTGCCGATCGCCGTCCTGCCGGCCGCAGGTATCCTGCTGCGCCTCGGCCAGCCCGACGTCTTCGGCAAGGACGGCCTCGGCTGGGGCAAGGTCGCCACGGTGTTCGCCACTGCCGGTGACGCCGTCTTCGCCAACCTGCCGCTGCTCTTCTGCATCGGTGTCGCCATCGGCTTCGCCAAGAAGGCGGACGGCTCCACCGCCCTCGCGGCCCTGGTCGGCTTCCTGGTCTACAAGAACGTCCTCACCGCCTTCCCGGTGACCGAGGCCGTCATCAACACCACCGAGAACAAGGGTGTGGACGTCGCCGCGACGTACAACAACCCCGGTGTCCTCGGCGGCATCATCATGGGTCTGCTCGCCGCGGTCCTGTGGCAGCGCTTCCACCGCACGAAGCTGGTGGACTGGCTCGGCTTCTTCAACGGCCGCCGCCTGGTCCCGATCATCATGGCCTTCGTCGGCGTCCTCGTCGGCGTCTTCTTCGGCCTGGCCTGGGAGCCGATCGGTGAGGTCATCACCAACTTCGGCGAGTGGATGACCGGACTCGGCTCGGTCGGTGCCGGCATCTTCGGCCTCATCAACCGCGCCCTGATCCCGATCGGCATGCACCAGTTCGTCAACGCCGTCGCCTGGTTCCAGATCGGCGACTTCACCGACGCCACCGGCGCGGTCGTCCACGGTGACCTCACCCGCTTCTTCGCCGGTGACCCGGACGCGGGCATGTTCATGACCGGCTTCTTCCCGATCATGATGTTCGGCCTCCCGGCCGCCGCCCTGGCCATCGCCCACAGCGCCCGTCCGGAGCGCCGCAAGGCGGTCACCGGCATGATGGTCTCGCTCGCCCTCACCTCGTTCGTCACGGGTGTCACCGAGCCGATCGAGTTCTCCTTCTTGTTCATCGCGCCGGTCCTGTACGCCATCCACGCGGTCCTGACCGCCGTGTCCATGGCCGTCACCTGGGCGCTCGGGGTCCACGCGGGCTTCACCTTCTCCGCCGGCCTGATCGACCTGGGCCTCGGCTGGAACAAGGCCACGTCCCCCTGGATGATCCTTCCGATCGGCCTGGTCTTCGCGGCGGTCTACTACTTCGGCTTCCGCTTCGCGATCACCAAGTTCAACCTTCCGACGCCGGGCCGCGAGTCCGACGAGGAGCTCGCCGAGATGGAGAAGGCCGAGGCCAAGTAG
- a CDS encoding MBL fold metallo-hydrolase: MKLTVVGCSGSFPSAESACSSYLVEADGFRLLLDMGNGSLGELQRHIGLYDLDAIFLSHLHADHCIDMCAYFVARFYRHEGGRCGTIPVYGPEGTEKRLTTAYEDVPDERSMSEVFDFRTLKSGTFEIGPFQVRTERVCHPVESYGIRVEHGGRALTYSGDTGVCPELGLLTEDTDLFLCEASFTHGKEDIPDLHLNGREAGEFARAGRAGRLVLTHIPPWTDAERNLADARAVYDGPVELAYTGAVYEV, from the coding sequence ATGAAGCTCACCGTCGTCGGCTGTTCCGGGTCGTTCCCGTCCGCGGAATCGGCCTGCTCGAGCTACCTCGTCGAGGCCGACGGCTTCCGGCTGCTCCTCGACATGGGCAACGGCTCCCTCGGCGAGCTCCAGCGCCACATCGGGCTCTACGACCTCGACGCGATCTTCCTCAGCCACCTGCACGCCGATCACTGCATCGACATGTGCGCGTACTTCGTCGCCCGCTTCTACCGCCACGAGGGCGGCCGCTGCGGCACCATCCCCGTCTACGGCCCCGAGGGCACCGAGAAGCGGCTGACCACCGCCTACGAGGACGTCCCCGACGAGCGTTCCATGAGCGAGGTCTTCGACTTCCGGACCCTGAAGTCCGGCACCTTCGAGATCGGCCCGTTCCAGGTCCGCACCGAGAGGGTCTGCCACCCCGTCGAGTCCTACGGGATCCGCGTCGAGCACGGCGGCCGCGCGCTGACGTACTCCGGCGACACCGGGGTCTGCCCCGAGCTGGGCCTGCTCACCGAGGACACCGACCTGTTCCTGTGCGAGGCCTCCTTCACGCACGGCAAGGAGGACATCCCGGACCTCCACCTCAACGGCCGCGAGGCCGGGGAGTTCGCCCGCGCCGGCCGCGCCGGCCGGCTCGTCCTGACCCACATCCCGCCGTGGACGGACGCCGAACGCAACCTGGCCGATGCCCGCGCGGTCTACGACGGCCCGGTGGAGCTGGCGTACACGGGCGCGGTGTACGAGGTCTGA
- a CDS encoding DUF488 domain-containing protein encodes MAPVVRLKRVYDPPEPGLDGVRVLVDRLWPRGLSKEAAGVDEWAKAVAPSGELRKWFHGGGSVAEFRERYAVELRSESAGAELGRLRALAAAGPVTLLTAVKDPGASHAGVLAALLTACS; translated from the coding sequence GTGGCACCAGTCGTCCGGCTGAAGCGGGTCTACGATCCCCCGGAGCCGGGGCTGGACGGGGTCCGGGTGCTCGTGGACCGGCTGTGGCCGCGGGGGCTGTCGAAGGAGGCGGCGGGGGTCGACGAGTGGGCGAAGGCGGTTGCCCCGTCGGGGGAGCTGCGGAAGTGGTTCCACGGGGGCGGGTCGGTGGCGGAGTTCCGTGAGCGGTACGCGGTGGAGCTTCGCTCGGAGTCGGCCGGGGCGGAGCTGGGGCGGCTGCGAGCCCTTGCCGCGGCGGGGCCGGTCACGCTGCTGACTGCCGTCAAGGATCCGGGGGCGAGCCACGCGGGGGTGCTGGCCGCACTGTTGACGGCCTGTTCTTGA
- a CDS encoding PLP-dependent cysteine synthase family protein, with amino-acid sequence MRYDSPLAAVGNTPLVRLPRLSPSDDVRIWAKLEDRNPTGSIKDRPALHMVEQAEKDGRLYPGCTILEPTSGNTGISLAMAAKLKGYKIVCVMPENTSQERRDLLAMWGAEIIPSPAAGGSNTAVRVAKELAEQNPSWVMLYQYGNPDNAGAHYATTGPEILADLPSITHFVAGLGTTGTLMGVGRYLREHVPGVKIVAAEPRYDDLVYGLRNLDEGFVPELYDPTVLTTRFSVGSADAVTRTRELLQQEGIFAGVSTGAALHAAIGVGRKAVAAGESADIVFVVADGGWKYLSTGVYTAATTEEAIEVLQGQLWA; translated from the coding sequence ATGCGCTACGACTCCCCCCTGGCCGCGGTCGGCAACACGCCGCTCGTGCGCCTGCCCCGGCTCTCGCCCTCGGACGACGTCCGCATCTGGGCGAAGCTGGAGGACCGCAACCCGACCGGCTCGATCAAGGACCGCCCCGCGCTCCACATGGTCGAGCAGGCCGAGAAGGACGGCCGGCTGTACCCCGGCTGCACGATCCTGGAGCCCACCTCGGGCAACACGGGCATCTCCCTCGCGATGGCCGCGAAGCTCAAGGGCTACAAGATCGTGTGCGTCATGCCCGAGAACACCTCTCAGGAGCGGCGCGACCTGCTGGCCATGTGGGGAGCCGAGATCATCCCGTCGCCGGCGGCGGGCGGCTCGAACACGGCCGTCCGCGTCGCGAAGGAACTGGCGGAGCAGAACCCCTCCTGGGTGATGCTCTACCAGTACGGCAACCCGGACAACGCGGGCGCCCACTACGCCACGACCGGCCCGGAGATCCTCGCGGACCTCCCCTCGATCACCCACTTCGTGGCGGGCCTGGGCACCACCGGAACCCTCATGGGCGTGGGCCGCTACCTGCGCGAACACGTCCCCGGCGTCAAGATCGTCGCGGCGGAACCGCGCTACGACGACCTTGTCTACGGGCTGCGCAACCTCGACGAGGGCTTCGTCCCGGAGCTCTACGACCCCACCGTCCTGACGACCCGCTTCTCGGTGGGCTCGGCGGACGCGGTCACCCGCACCCGCGAACTCCTCCAGCAGGAGGGCATCTTCGCGGGCGTCTCCACGGGCGCGGCCCTGCACGCGGCGATCGGCGTCGGGCGCAAGGCGGTGGCGGCGGGCGAGTCGGCCGACATCGTCTTCGTCGTGGCCGACGGCGGCTGGAAGTACCTGTCGACGGGCGTCTACACGGCGGCGACCACGGAGGAAGCCATCGAGGTCCTCCAGGGCCAACTCTGGGCATAG
- a CDS encoding MoaD/ThiS family protein produces the protein MAIEVRIPTILRTYTNGEKAVTGAGATLSELFSDLETRHKGIQERIIDEAKGGELRRFVNVYLNDEDVRFLDGISTALKDGDNVTILPAVAGGSK, from the coding sequence ATGGCCATCGAGGTCCGCATCCCCACCATCCTCCGCACCTACACCAACGGCGAGAAGGCCGTCACGGGCGCGGGTGCGACGCTCTCCGAGCTGTTCTCCGACCTGGAGACCCGCCACAAGGGCATCCAGGAGCGCATCATCGACGAGGCCAAGGGCGGCGAGCTGCGCCGCTTCGTCAACGTCTACCTCAACGACGAGGACGTCCGCTTCCTCGACGGCATCTCCACCGCCCTCAAGGACGGCGACAACGTCACCATCCTCCCGGCCGTAGCCGGCGGATCGAAGTAA
- a CDS encoding putative leader peptide has product MVSHDVSIETPGRLLLVARLHVDLCRLASAICTAA; this is encoded by the coding sequence ATGGTTTCCCACGACGTGAGCATCGAGACGCCCGGCAGGCTGCTGCTTGTGGCGCGGCTGCACGTCGACCTGTGCCGCCTCGCCAGCGCCATCTGTACAGCCGCCTGA
- a CDS encoding M67 family metallopeptidase: MLTITQDLYDRIVAHARQDHPDEACGVVAGPAGTDRPERFVPMLNAARSPTFYEFDSKDLLKLYRELDDRDEEPVIVYHSHTATEAYPSRTDVTYANEPGAHYVLVSTADKDALGEFQFRSYRIVEGVITEEEVQVVAAY, encoded by the coding sequence ATGCTGACCATCACCCAGGACCTGTACGACCGCATCGTCGCGCACGCCCGCCAGGACCACCCCGACGAGGCCTGCGGCGTGGTGGCCGGCCCGGCCGGTACGGACCGCCCGGAGCGGTTCGTACCGATGCTGAACGCGGCCCGGTCGCCCACGTTCTACGAGTTCGACTCCAAGGACCTGCTCAAGCTCTACCGCGAGCTGGACGACCGGGACGAGGAGCCCGTCATCGTCTACCACTCGCACACCGCCACCGAGGCCTACCCCTCGCGCACGGACGTCACGTACGCGAACGAGCCCGGCGCGCACTACGTGCTGGTCTCCACGGCCGACAAGGACGCCCTCGGGGAGTTCCAGTTCCGGTCGTACCGGATCGTCGAAGGCGTGATCACCGAGGAAGAAGTGCAGGTCGTAGCGGCCTACTGA
- a CDS encoding amino acid permease — MTSVQVDEQQHDTGEGDGYHRALGARQIQMIAIGGAIGTGLFLGAGKAISKAGPSLILAYAIAGLVIFFIMRALGELLMYRPVSGSFSDYAREFLGPFWGYVTGWTYWLFWVVTGITEVTAAAQYMSYWTHDSFPQWAYALIFTVILYGANLISVKLFGELEFWFSMVKVTAIVGMILICAGILTVGFSDAADTATVSNLWNDGGFFPKGLGGTLMTLQIVMFAFLAVELVGVTAGESKDPEKTLPKAINTVPWRIAVFYVGALIMILSVVPWHEFQPGVSPFVAAFEKMGLGVGAAIVNFVVLTAALSSCNSGMYSTGRMLRDLALNGQGPKFFTKLTKSGTPLVGTTFSAALMLVGVWINYVAPGKAFNYTVAFATISGMWAWIMILVCQIRYRAASDRGDLPKSPFRAPGAPFTSYFALAFIGMVIVMMGIDKDARVSLYCAPLWGLLLGVSYQVMKSRDPRGAAFTKAS; from the coding sequence ATGACCTCCGTACAGGTCGACGAGCAGCAGCACGACACAGGCGAGGGCGACGGCTACCACCGCGCACTCGGAGCCCGCCAGATCCAGATGATCGCGATCGGCGGCGCTATCGGCACCGGCCTCTTCCTGGGCGCCGGCAAGGCCATCTCCAAGGCCGGCCCCAGCCTGATCCTGGCCTACGCCATCGCGGGCCTGGTCATCTTCTTCATCATGCGGGCCCTGGGCGAACTCCTCATGTACCGCCCGGTGTCCGGCTCCTTCTCGGACTACGCCCGGGAATTCCTCGGCCCCTTCTGGGGGTACGTGACCGGCTGGACCTACTGGCTCTTCTGGGTGGTCACCGGCATCACCGAAGTCACCGCCGCGGCGCAGTACATGTCGTACTGGACCCATGACAGCTTCCCGCAATGGGCGTACGCGCTGATCTTCACCGTCATCCTCTACGGCGCCAACCTGATCTCCGTGAAGCTCTTCGGCGAGCTGGAGTTCTGGTTCTCCATGGTCAAGGTCACCGCCATCGTCGGCATGATCCTGATCTGCGCCGGCATCCTCACCGTCGGCTTCTCCGACGCCGCGGACACCGCCACCGTCTCCAACCTGTGGAACGACGGCGGCTTCTTCCCCAAGGGCCTCGGCGGCACGCTGATGACCCTGCAGATCGTGATGTTCGCCTTCCTCGCCGTCGAACTGGTCGGCGTCACCGCCGGCGAGTCCAAGGACCCCGAGAAGACCCTGCCCAAGGCCATCAACACCGTGCCCTGGCGCATCGCCGTCTTCTACGTCGGCGCGCTCATCATGATCCTGTCGGTCGTCCCGTGGCACGAGTTCCAGCCCGGCGTCAGCCCCTTCGTCGCCGCCTTCGAGAAGATGGGCCTCGGCGTCGGCGCCGCGATCGTCAACTTCGTCGTCCTGACCGCGGCCCTGTCCTCCTGCAACTCGGGCATGTACTCCACCGGCCGCATGCTGCGCGACCTCGCCCTCAACGGCCAGGGCCCGAAGTTCTTCACCAAGCTCACCAAGAGCGGCACCCCGCTGGTCGGCACCACCTTCTCGGCCGCGCTGATGCTGGTGGGCGTCTGGATCAACTACGTCGCCCCCGGCAAGGCCTTCAACTACACCGTCGCCTTCGCCACCATCTCCGGCATGTGGGCCTGGATCATGATCCTGGTCTGCCAGATCCGCTACCGGGCCGCCTCCGACCGCGGCGACCTCCCCAAGTCCCCGTTCCGCGCCCCCGGCGCCCCCTTCACGAGCTACTTCGCCCTGGCCTTCATCGGCATGGTCATCGTGATGATGGGCATCGACAAGGACGCCCGGGTCTCGCTCTACTGCGCCCCGCTGTGGGGCCTGCTGCTGGGCGTCTCCTACCAGGTGATGAAGTCCCGCGACCCGCGCGGCGCCGCCTTCACCAAGGCCTCGTAG
- a CDS encoding DUF2017 domain-containing protein — protein sequence MGGVFEPLKAGGAAIALDEIEISILRSLAVQLLELIGPGEPEPEPDADPLAALFAASDGPTEPPSDPALARLFPDAYGGPETPANADTEELRAHSAEFRRFTENDLRSRKREDALAVVRSLDGLSPEGDGAAVLEVDGELRLRWLGALNDLRLTIAARLDITEDDESAVLFRLPDDDPRKPMVMAYLWLGGLQETLIETLTDTL from the coding sequence ATGGGCGGCGTCTTCGAGCCCCTGAAGGCCGGCGGGGCGGCCATCGCACTGGACGAGATCGAGATCTCGATCCTGCGTTCCCTGGCGGTGCAGCTGCTGGAGCTCATCGGTCCCGGCGAACCGGAGCCCGAGCCGGACGCCGACCCGCTGGCCGCGCTCTTCGCCGCCTCCGACGGCCCCACCGAACCCCCGTCCGACCCGGCCCTGGCCCGGCTCTTCCCCGACGCCTACGGCGGCCCGGAGACCCCGGCGAACGCCGACACGGAGGAGCTGCGTGCCCACTCGGCCGAGTTCCGCCGCTTCACCGAGAACGACCTGCGCTCCCGCAAGCGGGAGGACGCGCTGGCCGTCGTACGGAGCCTGGACGGGCTGAGCCCCGAGGGGGACGGCGCGGCCGTCCTGGAGGTCGACGGGGAGCTGCGGCTGCGCTGGCTGGGCGCCCTGAACGACCTGCGGCTCACCATCGCGGCCCGCCTCGACATCACGGAGGACGACGAGAGCGCCGTGCTCTTCCGGCTGCCGGACGACGATCCGCGCAAGCCGATGGTGATGGCGTACCTCTGGCTCGGCGGTCTTCAGGAGACCTTGATCGAGACGCTCACCGACACCCTCTGA
- the clpS gene encoding ATP-dependent Clp protease adapter ClpS has protein sequence MGQVSVAPIEIERTESAEETFAVPEPDVPWVTLVHNDPVNLMSYVTYVFQAYFGYSKDKANKLMMDVHHKGRAVVSSGSREEMERDVQAMHGYGLWATMSQDRN, from the coding sequence ATGGGACAAGTGAGTGTTGCTCCCATTGAGATCGAACGCACCGAATCGGCCGAAGAGACCTTCGCGGTCCCCGAACCCGACGTCCCGTGGGTGACCCTGGTGCACAACGACCCGGTCAACCTCATGAGCTACGTGACGTACGTGTTCCAGGCGTACTTCGGCTACTCCAAGGACAAGGCGAACAAGCTGATGATGGACGTCCACCACAAGGGTCGGGCGGTCGTCTCCAGCGGCAGCCGCGAGGAGATGGAACGGGACGTGCAGGCCATGCACGGCTACGGCCTCTGGGCGACCATGTCCCAGGACCGCAACTGA
- a CDS encoding nicotinate phosphoribosyltransferase codes for MNPADLGLPVDVPSTALFTDHYELTMLQAALANGTADRRSVFEVFTRRLPEGRRYGVIAGTGRVLDAVENFRFDGAVLEFLRERNVIDARTLDWLASYRFSGDIWGYPEGEVYFPGSPVLRVEGSFAECVLLETVILSILNHDSAIAAAASRMSSAAGGRPLIEMGARRTHELAAVASARAAYVGGFTSTSDLAAGFRYGIPTVGTSAHAFTLLHDSERDAFTAQVASLGSGTTLLVDTYDVAEAVRTAVEVAGTGLGAVRIDSGDLLLVAHRVRQQLDELGATETKIVVTSDLDEYAIASLAAAPVDAYGVGTQLVTGSGHPTCSMVYKLVARATSADPKAPLVSVAKKSSGGKTSVGGRKWAARRADAEGIAEAEVLGTGPVPAALADRQLLVELVKGGEVVARESLEAARDRHRESLAGLPLSATQLSRGEAVIPTEYA; via the coding sequence ATGAACCCTGCGGACCTGGGCCTGCCGGTGGACGTGCCGTCGACAGCGCTCTTCACGGACCATTACGAGCTCACGATGCTGCAGGCCGCGCTGGCCAACGGCACGGCCGACCGCCGCTCGGTCTTCGAGGTGTTCACCCGCAGGCTCCCCGAGGGGCGCCGCTACGGAGTGATCGCGGGGACCGGCCGGGTGCTCGACGCGGTGGAGAACTTCCGCTTCGACGGCGCCGTACTGGAGTTCCTGCGCGAGCGGAACGTCATCGATGCCCGCACCCTCGACTGGCTCGCCTCGTACCGCTTCTCCGGCGACATCTGGGGCTACCCGGAGGGCGAGGTCTACTTCCCCGGCTCCCCGGTCCTGCGCGTCGAGGGCAGCTTCGCCGAGTGCGTGCTGCTGGAGACCGTGATCCTGTCGATCCTCAACCACGACTCCGCGATCGCCGCGGCCGCCTCCCGGATGTCCTCGGCCGCCGGCGGCCGGCCGCTCATCGAGATGGGCGCCCGGCGCACGCACGAGCTGGCGGCCGTCGCCTCGGCGCGCGCCGCGTACGTCGGCGGTTTCACCTCCACCTCGGACCTGGCGGCCGGCTTCCGGTACGGGATCCCGACGGTCGGCACCAGCGCCCACGCCTTCACCCTGCTGCACGACAGCGAGCGGGACGCCTTCACCGCCCAGGTCGCCTCGCTGGGCAGCGGCACCACGCTGCTGGTGGACACCTACGACGTGGCGGAGGCGGTCCGCACGGCCGTGGAGGTCGCCGGGACGGGCCTGGGCGCCGTCCGCATCGACTCCGGGGACCTGCTGCTGGTCGCGCACCGGGTGCGGCAGCAGCTCGACGAGCTGGGGGCCACGGAGACCAAGATCGTGGTGACCTCGGACCTGGACGAGTACGCGATCGCCTCTCTGGCGGCCGCTCCGGTGGACGCGTACGGGGTCGGCACCCAGCTGGTGACGGGCAGCGGGCACCCGACGTGCTCGATGGTCTACAAGCTGGTGGCGCGGGCCACCTCGGCCGATCCGAAGGCGCCGCTGGTGTCGGTGGCGAAGAAGTCCTCGGGCGGCAAGACCTCCGTCGGGGGGCGCAAGTGGGCGGCCCGCCGGGCCGACGCCGAGGGGATCGCGGAGGCGGAGGTCCTGGGAACCGGGCCGGTGCCGGCCGCGCTGGCCGACAGGCAGCTCCTCGTGGAGCTGGTCAAGGGCGGTGAGGTCGTGGCCCGCGAGTCCCTGGAGGCCGCCCGGGACCGCCACCGCGAGTCCCTGGCGGGCCTGCCGCTCTCCGCGACGCAGCTCTCGCGCGGCGAGGCCGTGATCCCGACCGAGTACGCGTAG
- a CDS encoding nicotinamidase has product MHRALIVVDVQNDFCEGGSLAVTGGADIAAAITELIGQATAGYRHVVATRDHHIDPGSHFAHPPAQPDYETSWPVHCVAGTEGVGFHPNFAPAVASGAVAAVFDKGAYEAAYSGFEGADENGRGLTEWLRDRQVTEVDVVGIATDHCVKATALDAVRAGFRTHVLLDLTAGVAPHTTARALAELREAGVELSGTPVVTPAGP; this is encoded by the coding sequence ATGCACCGCGCACTGATCGTCGTCGACGTACAGAACGACTTCTGCGAGGGCGGCAGCCTCGCGGTCACCGGCGGAGCCGACATCGCCGCCGCCATCACCGAGCTCATCGGCCAGGCCACCGCCGGGTACCGGCACGTCGTGGCCACCCGCGACCACCACATCGACCCCGGGTCCCACTTCGCGCACCCCCCGGCCCAGCCGGACTACGAGACCTCCTGGCCGGTGCACTGCGTCGCCGGGACCGAGGGCGTGGGCTTCCACCCGAACTTCGCGCCCGCCGTCGCCTCGGGGGCCGTGGCCGCCGTCTTCGACAAGGGGGCGTATGAGGCCGCGTACAGCGGTTTCGAGGGCGCGGACGAGAACGGCCGCGGGCTCACGGAGTGGCTGCGCGACCGGCAGGTCACCGAGGTCGACGTGGTCGGCATCGCCACCGACCACTGCGTCAAGGCCACCGCCCTGGACGCGGTCCGCGCGGGGTTCCGCACCCACGTGCTGCTCGACCTGACGGCCGGCGTGGCCCCGCACACCACGGCCCGCGCGCTGGCCGAGCTGCGGGAGGCCGGGGTGGAGCTGAGCGGGACCCCCGTGGTCACCCCAGCAGGGCCCTGA